Proteins found in one Micromonospora sp. WMMD1082 genomic segment:
- a CDS encoding extracellular solute-binding protein: MAIKRRATTFLALSLTTALLAAGCGGGGESEAPPEEDLFKNPVTLTWWHNASQDGPGKDYWTKVAKDFSDLHPTVTIEVEGIETNQLQRTRLPAALLSNDPPDIFQSWGGGEIREQVEADYLKDITEQAKAEIENIGGATEIWAVDGKQYGLPYRMGIEGIWYNKDMFERAGIAAPPTTFDELNDAVTKLKAINVIPIAVGAGDKWPAAHWWYNFALRACSVDTLRKASLETVFDDECFVKAGQDLKTFIDTEPFQRNFIATPGQNDPTSANGLLANGKAAMELMGDWNRGTLDTVTTDKEALAGFLGWFPVPAIAGSAGDPTAALGGGDGFSCAKNAPAECVEFLKYLVSPEVQKGYAATGTGLPVAKGAEDGVQDPALRSILEATTGATYVQLWLDTAFGSTVGNAMNDAIVAIFAGNGTPEQVVEAMKAAARK, from the coding sequence ATGGCTATAAAGCGTCGTGCAACCACCTTCCTAGCACTATCCCTTACCACAGCACTGCTCGCCGCCGGATGCGGCGGCGGCGGCGAGAGCGAGGCTCCCCCCGAGGAGGATCTGTTCAAGAACCCGGTGACGCTGACCTGGTGGCACAACGCCTCCCAGGACGGGCCGGGCAAGGATTACTGGACGAAGGTCGCCAAGGACTTCTCCGATCTCCACCCGACCGTCACGATCGAGGTCGAGGGGATCGAGACCAACCAGTTGCAGCGCACCCGGCTCCCCGCCGCGCTGCTGAGCAACGACCCGCCGGACATCTTCCAGTCCTGGGGCGGCGGTGAGATCCGCGAGCAGGTGGAGGCCGACTACCTCAAGGACATCACCGAGCAGGCCAAGGCCGAGATCGAGAACATCGGCGGCGCCACCGAGATCTGGGCGGTGGACGGCAAGCAGTACGGCCTGCCGTACCGGATGGGCATCGAGGGCATCTGGTACAACAAGGACATGTTCGAGCGGGCCGGCATCGCCGCACCGCCGACCACGTTCGACGAGCTGAACGACGCCGTCACCAAGCTCAAGGCGATCAACGTCATCCCGATCGCCGTCGGCGCCGGTGACAAGTGGCCCGCCGCGCACTGGTGGTACAACTTCGCGCTGCGCGCCTGCTCGGTCGACACCCTGCGGAAGGCGTCGCTCGAGACCGTCTTCGACGACGAGTGCTTCGTGAAGGCCGGCCAGGACCTGAAGACCTTCATCGACACCGAGCCGTTCCAGCGGAACTTCATCGCCACGCCGGGTCAGAACGACCCGACCAGCGCCAACGGCCTGCTCGCCAACGGCAAGGCCGCGATGGAGCTGATGGGTGACTGGAACCGGGGCACCCTGGACACCGTCACCACCGACAAGGAGGCGCTCGCCGGGTTCCTCGGCTGGTTCCCGGTGCCGGCGATCGCCGGGTCCGCGGGCGACCCGACGGCGGCCCTCGGCGGTGGCGACGGCTTCTCCTGTGCCAAGAACGCCCCGGCCGAGTGCGTCGAGTTCCTGAAGTACCTCGTCAGCCCCGAGGTGCAGAAGGGCTACGCCGCGACCGGCACCGGCCTGCCGGTCGCCAAGGGTGCCGAGGACGGCGTCCAGGATCCCGCCCTGCGGTCCATCCTGGAGGCCACCACCGGCGCGACGTACGTGCAGCTCTGGCTGGACACGGCCTTCGGCAGCACCGTCGGCAACGCGATGAACGACGCGATCGTCGCCATCTTCGCGGGCAACGGCACCCCCGAGCAGGTTGTCGAGGCCATGAAGGCGGCCGCGCGCAAGTGA